The DNA segment CTAAAGATGGATCTTGCTAAATTCAATAGGTCGGTAACTCCGTGGTTAGTAGTTACTTGGCATCCACCATGGTACAGCACTTACACAGCGCATTACAAAGAAGCTGAATGTATGAAAGTAGCTATGGAGGAGTTGCTTTACTCTTACGGTACCGACATTGTCTTCAACGGACATGTAAGAAAAAAACACAACCTTGTCTTTTTTTCCAGAGCGGGTTATGGACATAGCAAAATGAACATTAGCATATAGTTTCTAAAATATTAGtggttgatatatatatatatataataatttatggccccaaatgattaaaaatatatgtttagtaaTCGTTTCAAGCCTCATAAATTTCTCCATCTTTTGATTTGGTATAACTGACattttttctttgtgaaaacATGTTTCAAGGTTCATGCTTATGAACGGTCTAACAGAGTATACAACTACCAACTAGACCCATGTGGTCCAGTTCACATAGTGATTGGTGATGGAGGTAACCGTGAAAAGATGGCGATAGAGCACACTGATGAACCCGGTAAATGTCCTGACCCATTATCCACACCGGACGCAGCCCTGGGTGGGCAATTTTGCCCTTCCAACTCCACCACGACTGGTGCGTTCTGTTGGGACCAGCAACCTCCTTATAGCGCCTTGAGAGAGAGCAGCTTTGGCCATGGAATCCTAGAGGTAACAGTTTTAACTAACTCATAAACGCTTGAACCACACTAGGATTAGACTCAAATTTAATCTGATTAAATGCAGATGAAGAACGCCACATGGGCACTATGGACATGGCACAGGAATCAAGACACTAACAGTCAAGTTGGAGATCAGATTTACATCGTGAGACAACCTGATCTATGTCCCCCTCAAAATGTCACAACCTGATTGATTAACCATTGCTAAGCTGAAGTTTAAACGGAAATGTTCTAATAAATGATTTGGCTTACAGCCTCATCCAttgagtgattttttttttctgtttgtttgtgtgtttacaCTGTTGAatgtaacaaatatttatttaatactaaaaatttcaatatttatattaaaaaaaaggagggaaaataaagtttcaaaaaaagttGTTATTACTAGAAGATCTCGAGGAACTCAAGGACGAAGCTGCTGCAGACAGGACAATGACCTTTCTGAGCACTAAGCTCTTTAGAACAGAGCTTACAAAACGTGTGACCGCACGGCGTAAACGTCGCGCCTTTGATGTTCACCTGACAAACGCAGCAGTTCAcctctccttctcctcctcctccgccgccatcttcttcctcctcctcttcctcgtcgtcttcgTACTCTTCCTCTTCGTCGTCCATGGCGTAGCTCGCTCCCGTTAGTCCCATCTGCCTATCCGTCTCTTCCAGAAGATCCATCAGCGACATCGTCTGCTTCGGCGCCGCATCTGCTTTCTCCGCCGCTTCTCCCTCCTCGCTgtcgtcttcctcctcctcctcgtcgTCGTCGCTTGACGCCGCCGCGGCTTCCGCCTCCGCCGCCTCCTGCGCCGCGACGGCTTCCCTCGCCGACATCTGCCTCTCGTCGACGAACTTGACGACCGGGTGGCGGAGGATCTTGTCTTCGTCTCCGTGATCTCTGACGGAATCGTGCCGTGAAAACTGAGGCTTGAAGCTCCTGTTCGGCGGTCCGTCTCCAGGGATGCTGACGTCAGCGGAATAATCGTCGTGGCTTTTACCCGACCCGACCCGCATCGAGGGTCCGCGCGTGAACGCTCCGCGTCCGGGTGGATCCGACATGGGAATAGTAGCGTTTGGCCGGGGGTGTTTGGGATTGGGGATAAGGATATCCGAGGCGGGGATATGGAGAGACGTGGTCCAAGCAGAACCGGTTCGTTTGAGACGGAGCTTCTCGCGGAAAATCTGCCACGTGGTCCGATCTTTTTGGCCTTCCTTGATGTATTCGTCGCGTATGATGTCGAAAAGCGTTTGggtcgttgttgttgttgttgctgctgttTGGTGAGGTGCAAGAGATTTTTGCGGCAAAGGCGGTGGCGACGGTGGagatgatggtggtggtggtataACGATCTCGCCGCCAAGAACAGCGTCTAGAGATAATCCGGCTAACGAGTTGCTACGTTTCTTTAACGCCGACATTTAACTCCACGCCTTCTCCCGCCACCTTTCTCCATCATCGGAAGCCGATCAATAACGGTTAATGAAGTAGTAAAAAACGAATTATTTACAAACTAGTATAATAGACatgtgttgttcaaaaaaaaaaaaagtataatagACATGTTACCTCTTGCATCGAATTTAGAGTGTGTTGAACATCGTTTTTGCTTATactgaaaaaatcttaaattttgGTAATTGTGTTTTTGTTGGATTGACTTTTAACTTTTATCATATAGACTGGTTTTTATTGTTCTTACCTCcttaaattaaaacaaatttatgtGGGTGAAAGTGTTTTAAAATGGAGAAAAAGAGCAAAGAAGAACGAGTCTTAAGGTGAAAAAATGATCTAAATTAAGGATGCTTCCATAGTGTTTGTTAgtccaaaaaatattaatcacttattttatttataatgatGATCACTGTGAGTTATCAACTTGTTTAAGACACTCTATGGAGATGTAACAAACAAGAAGTCAATATGTCCGAGTGGTTAAGGAGACAGACTTGAAATCTGTTGGGCTTCGCCCGCGCAGGTTCGAACCCTGCTGTTGAcgttatttttaaatttttattgaaaaataaaaccaaCAATGAAAATGAGAAAATTACCCATTTGCATTATAATTAATCTCCACCGGTAAGCCTCATTATCTTTGATCACCGTAACCCAACGATCACTGATCTCAGCCCAATAAGACTGTTGTATAAAGACACTGCAAAACCGTTAAGCCCAAAGTTAATACTCTCTaacaaattttttctttttttttaattactctGAAAATTTACACTCttttacaattattatttttgggaTAATTACATTATCGATAAAGGCGGTAAGCCCAAAGTCTTGGCCCATATAATATCACACCGTCGTCTCTCCTTCACCGCGCATGATTCTCCAACTACTACACCTCGAATCTTCTTATTAGGGTCACACGATCTGAAAGCCGATCACTGCCGTAGAATAAGTTTTCGTGCTGCGCAGATTCTCGCTCTCTCACTTGAGGTAGTCTTCTCTCTCAATTCAAACCTTATatcaaattgataaaaaaaaaaaaattaatttgagcTGATACTCAATTTTTATTGATCCAGCAGATCTTTCCGGTAAGGGGAAATCAACAACGTAGAGGGAGCTTCTCTTATACGTTTAGAACTAGATTAAGTTTATTCCAGAGGTTATGAAGGAATCTAGGGTTTGTTAATTGATCTGGTTCTAGTCCAAAGCTTCCAACTTTGATAGTAGTTTCAGGTTTTAAGTTGTGTAAGCAATAATGGGTACTGAGAATCAGGGTTATCCGAATTTTCCAGCTAGGCCTCCTCCTCCGTCCTCCTCCTCTCCGTTTGCATCTGCTCCGCCGCCAGGTGGAGCACAGACTGTTGGCTTTAGACCACCTTCTTCCCAACCTACAAGGCCTTTTACCCCCTCTGGTCCTCCTATGGCTCCTCCACCTGTGGGTGTGATGAGGCCTGGGCAGTCTCCTTTTGTTTCTCAGATTCCAGGGAGTAGACCTCCTCCGCCAGCTTACGGAGGCCCtcctggtggtggtggtggtggtggtggtggctctTTTCAACGTTTTccagctcctcctcctccgttcCCGGGTAGTCAAAACCCTCCTCTTAGTGGTCCACCAGCTACTCAAACTCTTGCAGGTCACTTATCGCCTCCCATGTCTCTCCGCCCACAGCAACCAATGGGACCTGGAGGGTATGCTTCTCCTCCTGGTCCTGGTTTTCAACAACCGGTGCCTCCGGTTAACCCGTCTTACTCTGGTGTTGCTGGTCCGCAGCCATCTTTTCCTGGTTATCCCAGCAACCAGGCTCCTCCAGTGTCATTCCAGTCTTCATCTCAGGGACCTCGGCCTACATATCCTCCTCAGACAGGAGGTTTTGGTCAGCACCCAGGACAGCAGAACCTGCATCCGAGCTATGCACCTCCTACCAGCAACGTCCAAGGCTTGGCTGAAGATTTCAATTCGCTATCCCTTTCGAATATTCCGGGATCGCTTGAGCCAGGACTTGATCCTTCCTCATTCCCAAGACCATTGGATGGTGACGTGGAGCCAAATTCATTTGCTGAAATGTACCCTATGAATTGTCATTCGAGATATCTACGGCTGACAACTAGTGCTATACCAAGTTCCCAGTCTCTGGCGTCGAGGTGGCATTTACCTCTAGGAGCTGTGGTTTGTCCACTTGCTGAGGCTCCTGAAGGGGTAAGTATTCGTCTAGCTAATTAACGTGCTACATTAGAGCCACATATAACTTTTTCATGTATTGCAACTTGTCGTTTTTATCTGTTCAGGAGGAAGTACCACTTGTTGATTTTGGCTCAAGTGGCATCATCCGTTGCAGAAGATGCCGTACCTATATGAATCCTTATGTGACTTTTACTGATTCTGGAAGAAAGTGGCGGTGCAACATTTGTTCTATGCTTAATGATGGTAATTTTTCCAAATCTTCAGGATTTGTTTGTTGACCAAGTGATATAGAATGTCATTGTTGTTTTCTCTGGTTTTCCTTGATGGGAAGGATTATCTATCAGggaatttagtaaaattatacgGGAACTGTTTTTGGTGTTGTgtatgtttaattgtttttggtgGAATGTCATCTTATACCTGTGAATCTGATGTGAACTTGATGGGGGGGGAAGGGCTACCTATTAGGGATCTTAGTAGAATTATCGTAAATTAATTTGGTGAAACTTACAAGGAACCGTTTTTGGTGTTgtgtatgtttttttatttggtgGTGGAATGTCATCTTTGTTAAATTATCTGTGCACCTGATACGAACTTTTGCCTAGTCGTTGGAATGTCCTTTTActttccataaaattatttgagCGATGGCTCTATGCTCAGTCCTCTTAGGCGTATATGCTTATCAGATGAATATTCATAGTTATGGGTCAAACGTATTGTGCAGTGCCTGGTGAATACTTTTCACATTTGGATGCTACTGGCCGAAGAATGGACATGGATCAACGGCCTGAGCTGACCCAAGGCAGTGTTGATTTCATAGCTCCAACTGAGTACATGGTTCGGCCTCCGATGCCACCAACCTACTTCTTCCTCATTGATGTTTCATTTTCGGCTACTAAAAGTGGGATGCTTGAGGTAAGCATGTTGGATTCTAACTTGTTGTGCATTAGAATTACTTTGTAATGACCAATCTATGTGCTTTTATCTAAACACACTACGTATCATTGGATCTAGACTAGATTAGAGTCTCTTTTTTAGATGCAAGCTGTcctcaaattttgattttacacTGACTTTTATCTCCTTTGGCAGGTTGCTGCTCAAACGATTAAGTCTTGTCTTGATAACTTGCCTGGTTATCCCAGAACTCAAATTGGATTTATTACTTATGACAGCACTTTGCATTTTTACAACCTGAAGGTAAGAGAATTGTAAATACGCATGAATTTTTGTTCTGAAATACTTTAGCATTTATCATGTATTATTTTTGGACCTTGGCAATGCAGTCATCTCTGAGCCAACCACAAATGATGGTGGTTTCTGATCTGGATGATATATTTATCCCATTGCCGGATGATCTCCTTGTCAATCTATCTGAATCTAGAAATGTGGTGGAAGCCTTTTTAGACGGTCTGCCTCTTATGTTTCAAGATAATGTCAATGTGGAATCGGCTTTTGGTCCAGCCGTCAAAGCAGCGTTTATGGTTATGGTTAGTTACTATGCTGCCATTTGAAATGAAAATACAGTTTATGTCAGTGTCCTATATGGAACCTCATCTGAAAATTTCTATCAGTTTGTAGTTGACTCTGTTTTCTCTTTCTCATTTCAGAACCAACTTGGTGGCAAGTTGCTAATTTTCCAGAACTCGTTACCTTCTCTTGGTGCTGGGCGGTTAAAGCTGCGCGGAGATGATCCTCGTGTCTATGGAACTGACAAAGAATATGCTTTAAGGGTAGCTGAAGACGCCTTCTATAAGCAAATGGCTGCCGATTGTACCAAGTTCCAGATTGCAATTAATGTTTATGCATTCAGTGATAAGTACACTGACATTGCCTCCTTAGGTACGTGAACGTTGTGATTGTcactgtttttttattttaggagTTTGGAGTCAGTTAGTGGTGGCTTCTCCTGCCGTTCAGTATTGCTGTTTTAAGTGCGaaatttatgtattaaaatgCATTGGTTTGTGTAGGGACGCTGGCAAAATACACTGGTGGACAGGTGTACTACTATCCAGGCTTCCAATCATCTATCCATGGAGATAAGTTAAGACACGAGCTGGCTAGAGACCTTACAAGGGAAACTGCCTGGGAATCCGTTTTGCGAATAAGATGTGGAAAAGGTTTAAGAGTTTATGATACAATATTCATTTGTGCCGCCTGTTATGTCACTCAAGATATGCTAAATTCGTTGGTATGCTATACAGGAATTCGTTGCTCGTCCTACCATGGGAACTTCATGCTAAGGTCTGCCGACCTGCTTGCTCTTCCTGCTGTTGACTGTGACAAAGCATATGCAGTGCAGCTAGCTCTGGAAGAGACATTGCTAACAACCCCGACTGTGTATTTCCAAGTCGCTTTACTGTATCCTTTGAATAGTGTATATTTAAAACATACTTGAGTTTAGATTTTCAGCTTGGTACAACACATCATGTGGTTTTAGTAATCCTTAACAGAACTAAGATATACTGCTTCTTGCGGAGAGAGGCGTATAAGGGTACACACAGCTATTGCACCAGTGGTTACAGATCTCGGAGAGATGTATAGACAAGCAGACACTGGCTCCATTGTCTCTGTATATGCTAGATTAGGTAGGATACATTCAAGTTTTTCCCAGTAGCATTATACGTTACTTTGGATGTTATTTAATAACTGTTTTAATTCTGCAGCAATTGAGAAAACTTTGTCCGCCAAATTGGATGATGCACGGAATGCTATACAGCAAAAGATTGTTAAAGCTCTCAGAGAATATCGTAATCTTCACTCGGTGCAGCATCGGCTGGGGTCTAGATTAATATACCCAGAGTCTCTGAAGTTCTTGCCATTGTACGGATTGGCCATTTGTAAGTCCACACCTCTTCATGGTGGACCAGCTGATGCTTCACTTGACGAACGAAGTGCGGCAGGCTTCACCATGATGGCCCTGCCTGTCAAAAAGCTATTGAAGCTTTTATATCCCAGTTTATTCCGTGTTGACGAATGGCTCTTAAAGGTTTGTGCTTCTCTATCTCAATGTACATCTTTTCAGAAAATTCTTAAAATCATTAATGAATTTGACATGTTTGCAGCCATCGGCAGACCATGATGACCTTAAGGACGTACTAAGGAGAATGCCTCTGGCTGCAGAGAGTTTGGATTCTAGAGGCCTTTACATTTACGATGATGGGTTTCGATTGGTGTTGTGGTTTGGTCGGATGCTTTCACCTGACATTGCTAAATGTCTTCTTGGGGCTGACTTTGCAGCAGAGCTCTCAAGGGTATGCTCTTTCATCCACGTACATATGAATTTATTAACCAGCGTTACATCTTATAATGATCTATATGCTTCCATACTAATTTCTCAGTCTTTCTTTGTGGTGGATCTTAGGTTACACTGCAAGAGCAAGAGAATGGGATGTCGAAAAAGCTAATGAGGCTGATAAAGAAAGTGAGGGAGAATGATCCGTCATATCATCCCATGTGTTTGCTAGTGAGGCAAGGAGAACAACCCCGAGAAGGCTTCCTTCTCCTCAGAAATCTCATCGATGACCAGATGGGCGGTTCGACTGGTTATGTTGATTGGATGCTGCAACTTCACCGCCAAGTCCAACAAAATGCGTAATAGTTCACAATGGTAAGAATTAAGAAACATTTATTCCATGTCATAACAATCACATGCTCAATGCATCTTACGaagcagttttttttttgttcagacaACTTGAGTGCCAAGATTGCGCCTCTCTCTTAAAGAAACTCCAGAGCTCCAAATCTTCTTCTTAAGCCGTGTAAGGTGTCGCAGGGTTTAAAGAATGCGGGATCATTGATGTCTGCTTCGTTGGGCCTAATCTGTTGTTTTGGAAAATAAAGAAGCACTAGTTTGATTACTCTTCATTTGTTTCtctatataatcttttttttttcgctCAATGTCCAGGCTTTTATCTGCTTAACCATAATGGTAGATTAGTCGTTTTTATTATTCCtttgttacattttttttttcaaattttcttgtGCATTTGTAATCAGATTTTATTTTGGTGGGGGAGTTTACAATTCATGAATCTATTAATCAGGGATattgacaaaaattaaattacttgACGGAGACCACATATGAATATAATCTGTATGAATGTGGGTAATAGATTAAAGGGAGTTAAGATGTTCAGTGACCATTTTATAAATCAATTCAAAGATTCTGGTCGGTTGAACCGGAACCGGTTATGAGAAGAAACGTGTCAATTAATTTATTGGGCGGCACTTTCTAGAAGCGTACAACAGAGTAGAGACCGTGTGGGCGGGCTCTCACTTCCGCTTATACGACGCCGTAAGACAAATCTTTGAAATGTTCCAATCAGGTTGCCTCTATAAATCGCCTCTCTGAACCATTGCTTTCAAATAAAGTTTTCAGATTTGAGCTTACcgacaaaaaaaataactctGTTTCGAGGATATTTAGAGATATGGCTGAGGTATAGTCTCTCTCTTTTTCCTCTCTGGTTTGAAGTTAACTGTTTCTTTGCTTCGTTGTGTTGTTTTGATTGAATGTGAGATATGTCAGGAAGCTCATAAGGTTACGTTGAATGTCTACGACCTAAGCCAGCTCTCTGCTTCTCTCTTGGGAAAAGTCATCGAAGGTGTCTGGTCAgttccatctctctctctctattaatTTGAGTGAAAGGTGAAAACTTTAACCCTTTTTGCTGGGTTTAGTCTCAAAGGCTTACACTTTCTTGAACAAGatttgcaaaactaacctcctttaGATATTACCATGTCTCTATGGTGTTAAAGGTATTAAGGTTGACTAAAGCTGGGGTATTCCTTTTCTCAGGCACACGGGAATAGTTGTGTACGGGAACGAGTACTTCTTCGGAGGAGGGATACAGCATTTACCTGCTGGAACTACTCCGTACGGAGCACCACTACGAACCGTGGAGATGGGTGAGACACATGTTCCTAAAGACGTGTTCGAGATGTACTTGGAGGAGATTAGTCCTCGCTACACCGCTGAGTCCTACAACTTGATTACTCACAACTGCAACAACTTCAGCAACGAGGTGTCTCAGTTTCTTGTTGGTAAAGGCATCCCAGACTACATTCTCCAGCTTCCTAGTGAGGTCATGAACAGCCCCATGGGTGGTCTTCTAAGTAAGTAGTAGTAGAAGATAACTTTGCTAAACCTCTCTTGACGTCTTGGATCCTAATTTTTATACCCTTATTTGCAGTGCCTATGATACAGAACCTGGAAGCAACTCTGAGAGCCGGCGCTGTCCCTAACGCTCCACAGTTTAAGCCTAAGTCACAACCTGTTGGTCCAAATCCATCTGAGAAAGCTTCCGAGTCGCCGGTTGTTGTTCAACCTTCGGCTAGTAAAGAGAAGGTGAAAGAGGACCCATTGGGTGATGCTAGGACCAAGATTCAGGAAGAGATTACTCGTGAGTTTGCTTCTCTCATGGCACAAGGCACACTGAGAGCAAGTGAAGCAGCTACTATAGCTACTAAAAGAGTGATGCAAAAGTATGGACATCTCAATGTATCTGCTTAGAGTctaataataaaacaagatgAAACCGTTTATTATTGAACAATTGCACTTCTATTTCCTAGCTACATTTGTATTCAACAATTTAGAAAACAATTAGGACACTAGAGTCTCAGGTTCCAACTCAATAGCTGTCTCTTTTGATTCTGAAGGAATATTAATGCCTGCAAAGCCGACCATTACAGCGGCAGCTCCAATGTAGTCGGTGAAGCTTGGTTTGTTCCCTGATAAGCTGTCTACAATGGCTGCCAATGGAACCTGAATGGTTAGCCCAGCCGTCGCCACTGTGGTTGTTGTCAAAAGTACTGCCTTTGCCCATAGATAGTCACTGAGCACATTATCTAACAAACCTGAAAACGCAAGACACAACATCACTCAAATCAGCATCCCTACATCTACAAGTGATGTGGTTTGCATACCTTTGCCAACAACTAGACCAAACTGTTCTAATGTCAGTGCGTTGAACCGTTCTCGCTTTGTGAAGTTGAGTATTATAGCAGCAGGtaggaagatgaagaagttgaAGAGACCTAGAAACCCGAGAAGCTGAGCCATACTGAAGCTGCCGCTTCTCTCATCATCATCTGGAAGCTTTTTGCGTATAAGAGTGATGTAGACAGCGTATAGAGCTGCTTAGACTAGAGAGAGGATATCTCCAAGAAGTGGGTTCTTAGCTGTTGCAGTTGAGTCAGATTCTGAGTCACCAATACTCACAATGATGGTGCCAGACATGCAAAGAAGAACGCTGAAAAGTTTCAACCATGTGAATCTCTCTCCCAAGAATAGTAGTGATACAAGAAAGGTGAAAAGGCTTGATGCACTGCTTAAGATTGTATTTGACTGCAAACTCACAAAATGAAAATGTCTTTAAGAGTTGTTTCAGAACAGAACAACAAGGATGATGTAACCACCCGTCTCAATCTTTTTTTATGCTGCTTATGCTAAAATGTCGAATTAAACcgaattataaaaacaaaatattgtcggTTGTCAAATGTCTAGGTAATATTCTtcatagttaaaaaaatatatatatatagaaacatttttttattcatttaataaaaataaaagagaatggattaattttaaaattcactaAACGAAATAAGCAGCATCCAAAGAttatataaaactgaaataaaaaTCACTATgaaccttaaaaaaaaaaaattcaagtcaAGCATAAGAGTTGTTTCAGtacagagagaaacacaagaATGAGAGTTCTCAATGTACTTACCGTAACTGTCGTGTACTTGAGAGAGAGGTTGAAAGTGAGCTGAGCCAAAAACCAAAACGGACATATCAAAAGGCTGACTTTAGCAACTCGCATCCGTGTCCAGCGTCCCTTCTCATCTAGCCCATTAGCATCCTCTCTTACAACAACCCTTGATACTTCAGATGCATCTGATATCACAACATCTTGTCCGAGCAAAACAGTCTTTTCTGATTCGGCTAGTTCAAGTAAATGAGACCTTTTGTTTCTCCAGAACAGTATACTACTACCGTATGAATCTTCTAGATATCTACTGATCTCGAAGATGGGAAGATAAACGACGAACAATGAGTTGCAAATGAAAGTGATCAAGAAGGGAGAAACGCCAGCGTCCACCACAGACTGGACTACAAAGCTGGAAGCAATCCAAATCGTGGCAACAGCAAGTATGTATGTTAGACCTAATACCCATCTCCATACCTCGCCTGACATAGCTTTTCAGATTGAGCTCACCTATCAAGAATTCAAGATCGTGAGAGCGAGGTAGCTAGAGAGATTGTGAGTTTGGATGATGTTTTGGGCTTAGATATGGGCTTTCTGACCAGCCCACGTTTTGCCTTACTTATAAGCCCAATCATTTTAAGGCCTTTTAGGTTTATGTACTGACGAGAGGGTTTCTTGCGTCACACGTAACAATAATCAAGAGATACATCGAACTATTTCATCCGATCATGTATCCTCTTCGAAACATAGCTTCAATTTCTACCTTTAATATTGCATTCTACACTAATGTTGCTATTTAGCTGCTCTTTATGAGCTTTCCATGCATGGTGCATGCAACGGTATCAAAGCTCCTATAATTATTAATCATTTTTACTcgaaacaaaagaaatttattgTGAAATAAAGTCTATGAACGTAAAAATCTTAAAACCAAGAATAGAAAACCATGAAGTTTTTCATTCTATAGCTATGAAAACCCAGCTGGAATTAATATACACAATGACACAAAACAGAACAATATATAACACACAAAAAAGATAGTAACAACTCCTACCACTAACTTAAAAGGAAAGAAAACAACCAAacccaaaataaaaatcaagacacaaaaaaaaaaaaaaaacttaaaatcaagAAACACTAGGGTTCCGGGAATGTGCTGCACTAGGGTTCCGGGAATGTGCTGCACTGGGGTTTAGAGAATGTCCTGCACTTGTGTTCCGAGAATTTGCTCTCGAAGCAACTCCCCACTCCATTGCCTCAGCCACGGCTCTTTCCCGT comes from the Brassica rapa cultivar Chiifu-401-42 chromosome A01, CAAS_Brap_v3.01, whole genome shotgun sequence genome and includes:
- the LOC103849477 gene encoding LON peptidase N-terminal domain and RING finger protein 3, coding for MSALKKRSNSLAGLSLDAVLGGEIVIPPPPSSPPSPPPLPQKSLAPHQTAATTTTTTQTLFDIIRDEYIKEGQKDRTTWQIFREKLRLKRTGSAWTTSLHIPASDILIPNPKHPRPNATIPMSDPPGRGAFTRGPSMRVGSGKSHDDYSADVSIPGDGPPNRSFKPQFSRHDSVRDHGDEDKILRHPVVKFVDERQMSAREAVAAQEAAEAEAAAASSDDDEEEEEDDSEEGEAAEKADAAPKQTMSLMDLLEETDRQMGLTGASYAMDDEEEEYEDDEEEEEEEDGGGGGGEGEVNCCVCQVNIKGATFTPCGHTFCKLCSKELSAQKGHCPVCSSFVLEFLEIF
- the LOC103849496 gene encoding protein transport protein Sec24-like At3g07100, encoding MGTENQGYPNFPARPPPPSSSSPFASAPPPGGAQTVGFRPPSSQPTRPFTPSGPPMAPPPVGVMRPGQSPFVSQIPGSRPPPPAYGGPPGGGGGGGGGSFQRFPAPPPPFPGSQNPPLSGPPATQTLAGHLSPPMSLRPQQPMGPGGYASPPGPGFQQPVPPVNPSYSGVAGPQPSFPGYPSNQAPPVSFQSSSQGPRPTYPPQTGGFGQHPGQQNLHPSYAPPTSNVQGLAEDFNSLSLSNIPGSLEPGLDPSSFPRPLDGDVEPNSFAEMYPMNCHSRYLRLTTSAIPSSQSLASRWHLPLGAVVCPLAEAPEGEEVPLVDFGSSGIIRCRRCRTYMNPYVTFTDSGRKWRCNICSMLNDVPGEYFSHLDATGRRMDMDQRPELTQGSVDFIAPTEYMVRPPMPPTYFFLIDVSFSATKSGMLEVAAQTIKSCLDNLPGYPRTQIGFITYDSTLHFYNLKSSLSQPQMMVVSDLDDIFIPLPDDLLVNLSESRNVVEAFLDGLPLMFQDNVNVESAFGPAVKAAFMVMNQLGGKLLIFQNSLPSLGAGRLKLRGDDPRVYGTDKEYALRVAEDAFYKQMAADCTKFQIAINVYAFSDKYTDIASLGTLAKYTGGQVYYYPGFQSSIHGDKLRHELARDLTRETAWESVLRIRCGKGIRCSSYHGNFMLRSADLLALPAVDCDKAYAVQLALEETLLTTPTVYFQVALLYTASCGERRIRVHTAIAPVVTDLGEMYRQADTGSIVSVYARLAIEKTLSAKLDDARNAIQQKIVKALREYRNLHSVQHRLGSRLIYPESLKFLPLYGLAICKSTPLHGGPADASLDERSAAGFTMMALPVKKLLKLLYPSLFRVDEWLLKPSADHDDLKDVLRRMPLAAESLDSRGLYIYDDGFRLVLWFGRMLSPDIAKCLLGADFAAELSRVTLQEQENGMSKKLMRLIKKVRENDPSYHPMCLLVRQGEQPREGFLLLRNLIDDQMGGSTGYVDWMLQLHRQVQQNA
- the LOC103849519 gene encoding desumoylating isopeptidase 1; amino-acid sequence: MAEEAHKVTLNVYDLSQLSASLLGKVIEGVWHTGIVVYGNEYFFGGGIQHLPAGTTPYGAPLRTVEMGETHVPKDVFEMYLEEISPRYTAESYNLITHNCNNFSNEVSQFLVGKGIPDYILQLPSEVMNSPMGGLLMPMIQNLEATLRAGAVPNAPQFKPKSQPVGPNPSEKASESPVVVQPSASKEKVKEDPLGDARTKIQEEITREFASLMAQGTLRASEAATIATKRVMQKYGHLNVSA